The Sulfurimonas sp. HSL-1716 sequence TAGCACCGTTACTGTGCAGGGCTTCTATTGCGGGGGCGAGAAACTCGGGTATCTTTATCATTTTATTAGCGGTTTTAAGTCAAATCCGAAAGATGAACCCACGTTCGGTTCGCTTTTTATGATAAGTTCCGTGTGGTGCAGCTTCAATATGAAAGAGACGATGGCAAGCCCAAGACCCATCGAGTTGTCCCAGCTGTTCGTTTTTACCCTGTAAAACTTCGAGGTGATCTTTTCGATCTCCGAACTTTCAAAACCGACCCCATGATCGTTTACGGACAATACGCAGTCGGATATCTTTATCTGAACGGAATCTTCGGAGTATTTTAAGGCATTGTCAACCAGATTTATCAGTACCAGTTCTATCATCGTTTTGTCGGCATGGACTCTGCAGTGTTCCAGATCGAGTATGATCTCTCGCTCTTTATATTTTGCCATGAGATTATTGGCGGTATCGACGCAGATGTCATAGATATCAAACTCGCTGGCCGATATGGAGAGATCGTTGTTTTCAAGTTTTATGGAGAGTGCGAGTCTGTCTATCATTGACGAGATCTTTTTGGCGTTGGAAAAGATCTTGTCTAAGAATTTGTTACGTATTTTTATATTGATGTTCTCATCGTCACGGATAGTCTCCGTATACCCCATGATGGCCGCCACAGGATTTTTGAACTCATGCGAGATGGCCGAGAGTATATCGTTTCTCTGTTTGTTGATAAGTCTCATTTTCGCTTCGTTCTTACGTTTTTTCTTTTCGCGGTTCGCCAGTTTTTTGACAAGGTTTTTTAACAGCAGCGAAATATGTAAAAACTCGTAAAAATATTTTGTTTTTACTATTGCCTTATAATTTTTATTGGATATCTCGTTTAGATAAAAAGCGATCTGGTTTATATCGTAGTTCACCTTTTTACTTATCTTGCTTGTAATGAACAGGGCAAGAAGGATAAAGACGGCATACACGAAAATGATTTTTATATATATGCTGTAAAACTCCTCTTCCAGAGTGTTTAGATTTTGGGCGACCCTTATATATCTGTGGGAGTCTTTGTATTTTATATATTTTGCCACATATAGGAATTGATGGTGCAGCGTTGCGGATTTTCTGATTGAGGAACCGTATGTCGATTCTTTTGCCTGTAGTATTTCGATTCTTCTGAGATGGTTCTCCATCTTTTGTTTGTCGAAGTTTGTTTCAGCCAAAACGGTTCCGTCGGCATTGACGATCGTGATGCGCTTGGCAGAAACGGTGTGAATATTTTTTATAAAGCGGCTTACGTTATCAATGTTTGGCAGATTGAGATCTATAATGTTTATAATGTCTATCAGCTCTTTCTTCGAGTTTTCAAGGATGATCGATTTTAGAGCGAAATAACTTACGACGGACGTGATAAGAAGCGTCGCGATATACAGACCTAAAAAATTGTATAGGAAATATCTGTGGAGTTTTAGCAAACGTTTTCCTTTTTAATAAAGAGTGTATCCGACGCCGCGGACGCTTTTTATATACTCTTTGCTTTTTGTAGGATCGATTTTTTCTTTTAAGCGGTTTATGGCGACGTTGACCGTTCTGTCCTGATATATCTCATCATTTCCCCAGACATGTTCAAGCAGATAATCCCGATCGAGTACGATATTTTGGTTTTGTACGAGCGTGAGCAGAAGATCAAACTCGAGTTTCGTGAGCTCTATTTTTTTGTCATCGACCAAAACCGTGCGTGAATCGAGTTTAAGAACTATATCTTTGTATGTTATCTCTTTTAACATAGATACGGGATTCGTTCGTTTTAAAACGGCTCTTATTCTAAGAAGAAGCTCTTTCATGTTAAAAGGTTTGGTAATATAGTCGTCTCCTCCGCTGATAAAGCCCTCTTCTATGTTTTCGTCGCTGTTTTTTGCGCTTAGATAGATGACCGGTGTCTGTACACCCTCTTTTCTTAGACCTGCGATAAATTCGCTGCCTTCGACTCCCGGAAGATTGCGGTCCATGATGATAAGATCGACCTTTTCCTCTTCAAGAAGCTCTTTGACGTTTTTTGTATTTAAAAAGCCTACGGTCTCGAATCCCTCTTTGTTGAGAGAGTATTCTATCAGCTCCAGTATGTCTTCCTCGTCTTCGACGATTACGATTAAATTTTTCATTTCGGGATTAGATCACTTTTTTATATATGATATCAAAATTATGATTACTCTTTGATTACGGCTTTAGGTAGGGATGCATAACAAAAATAACAGCATAATTTGGATATAATCGCACCAAAATTTATCCCATACAGAGGAAATCCTTTGCAAAAGATTAGAAATATCGCCGTTATCGCGCACGTTGACCACGGTAAAACGACGCTAGTTGACGGATTGTTAGAGCAATCAGGAACGTTTGGAGCTCACGAACATCACGATGAGAGAGCTATGGACTCTAACGCGTTAGAGAAGGAAAGAGGGATCACGATCCTTTCAAAAAATACGGCTATCCGTTACAAAGATTACAAAATCAACATTATCGACACTCCGGGCCACGCCGACTTTGGCGGAGAGGTTGAGCGTGTACTTAAAATGGTAGACGGTGTTTTGGTTCTTGTAGACGCGTATGAAGGTGTTATGCCGCAGACGAAATTCGTCGTTAAAAAGATGCTTGCCCTTGGAAAAAAACCGATCGTCGTTATCAACAAGATCGACAAACCTTCAGCAGAGCCTGACCGCGTAGTTGATGAGATGTTCGACCTTTTTGCCGCAATGGATGCAACGGAAGATCAGTTAGACTTCCCTGTTATCTATGCTGCTGCGCGTGACGGTATCGCCAAGCTAGACATGAGCGAACCGGACGGTAACTTCGAGTGTATCTTCGAAACTATCCTAAAAGAGATTCCTGAGCCGGACGGCGACAGAGAAAATCCTGTTCAAGCTCAAGTTTTTACGCTTGATTATGACAACTACGTAGGAAAGATCGGAATTTCCCGTATCTTCAACGGAAAGATTAAAAAGGGAAGCAACATCGTTCTTGCCAAAGCGGACGGTGAGTTTGTCAAAGGGCGTATTACAAAACTTATCGGTTTTCACGGGTTGAACCGTATGGAGATCGAAGAAGCAGAAGCTGGAGATATCGTTGCGTTTGCAGGTTTAGAAACGGTTGATGTGGGTGACAGCATCTGTGATCCTAACAACCCTACACCGCTTGATCCGATGCATATCGAAGAGCCGACACTCAGCGTTGTGTTCTCCGTAAACGATTCACCGCTTGCGGGAACCGAAGGAAAACATGTAACTTCAAACAAGATCAAAGACCGTCTTGAGGCGGAGATGAAAACAAACGTCGCGATGCGTTTTGAAGTGATCGGAGAAGGGAAGTTTAAAGTTTCCGGGCGCGGCGAGCTTCAGATAACTATTCTTGCGGAAAATATGCGCCGTGAAGGTTTCGAATTCGGTATCAGCCGTCCGGAAGTCATCGTAAAAGAGATCGAAGGCGTAAAATGTGAGCCGTTCGAACACCTTGTGATCGACGTTCCTGAAGAGTTCGGCGGTACCGTTATTGAGCGTCTTGGTAAACGCAAGGCCGAAATGAAATCCATGATCCCTATGGGCGAAGGTTTCCAGCGTATCGAATTCGAGATTCCTGCCCGTTCATTGATCGGATTTAGAGGACAGTTCCTGACAGATACGAAAGGCGAAGGTATCATGAACCACTCGTTTTTGGATTTCAGACCGTTCAGCGGTACTGTCGAGTCTCGCCAGTACGGTGCGCTTATCTCTATGGAAGACGGTGTTACGCTTGCGTACTCGCTCTTTAACCTTCAAGACCGCGGTGTACTTTTCGTCGGTCCGCAAGAGAAAGTTTATGAAGGTATGGTCGTGGGTGAACATTCCCGTTCAAACGATCTGGCCGTTAACCCTATTAAAGGAAAAGCACAATCAAACGTACGTTCGTCCGGTGCGGATGAGGCTATAAAACTTGTTCCGCCTCGTAATAACAGCCTGGAGCGTGCACTGGAGTGGATAGAGGATGATGAACTACTAGAGATCACGCCTTTAAACATCCGTATCCGTAAACGTTATCTGACAGAAACAGAACGTAAACGCCACGCTCGTAAATAATAAAAACATCGTTACATGTAAGCACTTACATGTAACTGTTTTGCACACTCTTTCAACTCTTTTTATATCAAATTATATATTACTTTTTTTAATTACTCTCTTTTAATGATACTATATTACAAAAGGTGGTGTCATGAAAAAATACATACTGCTGATCGCCGGTATTTTGATCCTGTTTACAAGCGGATGCAGCTCAAACAGAGGCGATCCTAAAGAGACGGCTGTCCATGTATGCAAAGCTCTTAAAAAACTGGATTTTGAGGAACTCAAAAAATATGCCGATGAGGAGCTGGCAAAACAGATAGAGCTCGGCCAAAAGAAAAAAGAGGATGCCCAGTCTCAGATCAACGCACTTCCCGAGCCTCAGCGCAAGAGCGTTAAAAAGATCTATGACAATCAGATGTCGATTTTAAGAGAAAAGATGTCCATGATCAACTGTGAAAACATAGTTATAAAAGAGGGCGGAGATAAAGATAATAAAACAGCACTTATCGACGGAAAGCCCGTAAAACTGAGATTTATAAAAGGCAGCTGGAGACTTACGAAATAACTATAAAAAATAAATATTTTTTTCCTCTGTGACAATAAACTTTTCTTAAAGAGATTGCTACTATAATCACATACTACTTAGGGGAGAAAAATGAACAGAAAAAAGATATATAATCCGGAATCAAACGAGCATGTCAACGATCGTCAGATATTCGGCGGAAATCCGACGGGGATCTTCGAGCTGAACGATATCAAATATCAATGGGCCTATAATCTCTGGGAAGTCATGTTAAATAACACCTGGTTTCCAAAAGAGGTAGACCTGACGCGTGATGCAAACGATTATAAAAATCTTACTGATGCCGAAAAAACAGCTTATGACAAGGCTCTCTCGCAGCTTATCTTCATGGATTCGCTTCAAACGAACAATATTATAGATAATA is a genomic window containing:
- a CDS encoding HAMP domain-containing sensor histidine kinase, yielding MLKLHRYFLYNFLGLYIATLLITSVVSYFALKSIILENSKKELIDIINIIDLNLPNIDNVSRFIKNIHTVSAKRITIVNADGTVLAETNFDKQKMENHLRRIEILQAKESTYGSSIRKSATLHHQFLYVAKYIKYKDSHRYIRVAQNLNTLEEEFYSIYIKIIFVYAVFILLALFITSKISKKVNYDINQIAFYLNEISNKNYKAIVKTKYFYEFLHISLLLKNLVKKLANREKKKRKNEAKMRLINKQRNDILSAISHEFKNPVAAIMGYTETIRDDENINIKIRNKFLDKIFSNAKKISSMIDRLALSIKLENNDLSISASEFDIYDICVDTANNLMAKYKEREIILDLEHCRVHADKTMIELVLINLVDNALKYSEDSVQIKISDCVLSVNDHGVGFESSEIEKITSKFYRVKTNSWDNSMGLGLAIVSFILKLHHTELIIKSEPNVGSSFGFDLKPLIK
- a CDS encoding response regulator transcription factor, giving the protein MKNLIVIVEDEEDILELIEYSLNKEGFETVGFLNTKNVKELLEEEKVDLIIMDRNLPGVEGSEFIAGLRKEGVQTPVIYLSAKNSDENIEEGFISGGDDYITKPFNMKELLLRIRAVLKRTNPVSMLKEITYKDIVLKLDSRTVLVDDKKIELTKLEFDLLLTLVQNQNIVLDRDYLLEHVWGNDEIYQDRTVNVAINRLKEKIDPTKSKEYIKSVRGVGYTLY
- the typA gene encoding translational GTPase TypA, which produces MQKIRNIAVIAHVDHGKTTLVDGLLEQSGTFGAHEHHDERAMDSNALEKERGITILSKNTAIRYKDYKINIIDTPGHADFGGEVERVLKMVDGVLVLVDAYEGVMPQTKFVVKKMLALGKKPIVVINKIDKPSAEPDRVVDEMFDLFAAMDATEDQLDFPVIYAAARDGIAKLDMSEPDGNFECIFETILKEIPEPDGDRENPVQAQVFTLDYDNYVGKIGISRIFNGKIKKGSNIVLAKADGEFVKGRITKLIGFHGLNRMEIEEAEAGDIVAFAGLETVDVGDSICDPNNPTPLDPMHIEEPTLSVVFSVNDSPLAGTEGKHVTSNKIKDRLEAEMKTNVAMRFEVIGEGKFKVSGRGELQITILAENMRREGFEFGISRPEVIVKEIEGVKCEPFEHLVIDVPEEFGGTVIERLGKRKAEMKSMIPMGEGFQRIEFEIPARSLIGFRGQFLTDTKGEGIMNHSFLDFRPFSGTVESRQYGALISMEDGVTLAYSLFNLQDRGVLFVGPQEKVYEGMVVGEHSRSNDLAVNPIKGKAQSNVRSSGADEAIKLVPPRNNSLERALEWIEDDELLEITPLNIRIRKRYLTETERKRHARK